The Lewinellaceae bacterium genome has a window encoding:
- a CDS encoding ATP-binding cassette domain-containing protein, with protein sequence MIRWHFRKKLHSAQGIMELDVQCLALPGTITGLFGPSGSGKTSILRMIAGLMTPDEGHLQVDDRVWFDSNNGQNTSPQHRSVGFVFQDYALFPHLRVKENLLFGLPKEDSPRIIDELMQMMDLHSLAGRFPRQLSGGQQQRVALARAIVRKPRILLLDEPLAALDASMRQTLQDYLIRLKDTYNLTIFLVSHDLPELFKLAQQVCVIEEGRLIRQGSPAELFSSETVSGRYRAQGTIVQIRPSGVLFLVDVLVGSEVVNVLATSGDLQNLQVGSPVLIISKAFNPFIVGMNV encoded by the coding sequence ATGATCCGTTGGCATTTCAGGAAAAAACTGCATTCAGCCCAGGGCATCATGGAGCTTGACGTTCAGTGCCTGGCCCTTCCGGGCACCATCACCGGACTTTTCGGTCCATCCGGATCCGGCAAGACTTCCATCCTGCGGATGATCGCCGGCCTGATGACTCCGGATGAAGGCCACCTGCAAGTCGATGACAGAGTGTGGTTTGACAGCAATAACGGGCAAAACACCTCTCCTCAGCACCGGTCGGTAGGATTTGTATTTCAGGATTATGCACTCTTCCCTCACCTCAGGGTAAAGGAGAACCTGCTCTTTGGCTTACCTAAGGAGGACTCACCCCGCATCATCGATGAACTGATGCAGATGATGGATCTGCATTCTCTGGCCGGTCGTTTTCCCAGACAATTGTCCGGGGGACAGCAACAGCGGGTCGCCCTCGCCAGAGCGATCGTTCGCAAACCCCGCATCCTGCTGCTTGATGAGCCACTGGCTGCGCTGGATGCCTCCATGCGGCAGACATTGCAGGATTACCTGATCCGTCTTAAGGACACCTATAACCTGACCATTTTTCTGGTTTCACACGACCTGCCGGAGCTGTTCAAACTGGCGCAGCAGGTATGTGTGATCGAAGAGGGAAGATTGATCCGTCAAGGCAGTCCGGCGGAGCTCTTTTCTTCCGAAACTGTCAGCGGACGCTACCGGGCGCAGGGCACCATTGTCCAGATCCGGCCTTCCGGGGTTTTATTTCTCGTAGATGTGCTGGTGGGTTCCGAGGTTGTGAACGTTTTGGCCACCTCCGGCGACCTGCAGAATTTGCAGGTGGGCAGCCCGGTGCTGATCATTTCCAAGGCATTTAATCCATTCATCGTAGGCATGAATGTGTGA
- a CDS encoding VCBS repeat-containing protein: protein MRSSPEHVKFKAGKIRVADRHLAVVIPGILLLVFLQCGHDPSVQNQAENDPSVLPVTLPENGEALAHKYCQTCHLFPEPALLDRKTWVENVLPNMGSRLGIRTAGYDPVKEADPDERSFLRQLNVYPDKPLITKAEWLSMVEYYHQEAPQKLPVPGTTTTISSVPAPFAASEIKIGEKEVPQVTLLKYDPDGRRLYVGDHLELYALDQKLNIKSSWQLQTPAVDMAHALESLFVLGIGTFSPSDKQEGVFFPLLSADPVLARNMIIEHLPRPVQFAIGDVNGDGRSDVVVCGFGNHQGKLAWYDGGSASAEHVLTTLPGARKAVIQDLDGDGKPEIIALMAQAWEKLSIYHHQGGGVFKEETALSFPPVYGVSYFELADFNRDGHPDVLLTNGDNWDYSPIDKPYHGIRIFMNDGQNRFKESYFFPMYGCSEARALDFDQDGDLDLVAIAFYNNLTTVSARSFVYLENTGNQHFVGHYMPEAADGRWLTMDVGDFNQDGYTDVFLGSYFHNLAELTKSLQTGITSFPQIMMLTFRK, encoded by the coding sequence ATGAGAAGCAGTCCTGAACACGTCAAATTTAAGGCTGGGAAGATCCGGGTAGCGGATCGCCATTTGGCAGTGGTGATCCCCGGAATCCTGCTGCTGGTGTTTTTACAATGTGGTCACGACCCTTCGGTGCAAAACCAGGCTGAAAATGATCCATCCGTTTTACCGGTGACCTTGCCTGAGAATGGTGAGGCTTTGGCCCACAAATATTGTCAGACCTGCCATTTATTTCCTGAACCAGCCCTCCTGGATCGCAAAACCTGGGTGGAAAATGTACTTCCCAATATGGGATCCCGCCTGGGAATCCGCACCGCGGGGTATGATCCGGTGAAGGAGGCGGACCCGGACGAAAGATCATTTCTCAGGCAGCTCAATGTCTACCCGGATAAGCCTCTGATCACTAAAGCGGAATGGCTGTCCATGGTCGAATATTACCACCAGGAAGCGCCTCAGAAACTTCCTGTCCCGGGCACAACTACAACTATTTCCAGCGTGCCGGCCCCTTTCGCAGCCAGTGAAATAAAGATCGGAGAGAAGGAAGTTCCACAGGTCACTTTGCTGAAATACGATCCGGATGGAAGACGATTGTATGTCGGGGACCATCTGGAATTATATGCATTGGATCAGAAGCTAAACATCAAATCTTCCTGGCAATTGCAGACACCTGCAGTGGACATGGCACATGCATTAGAGTCCCTTTTTGTGCTGGGCATTGGAACTTTCAGTCCCTCGGATAAACAGGAAGGTGTCTTTTTTCCGCTGCTGTCGGCAGATCCTGTTTTGGCCCGGAACATGATCATCGAACACTTGCCCAGGCCGGTCCAGTTTGCCATTGGCGATGTGAACGGAGATGGGCGATCCGATGTGGTTGTTTGCGGATTTGGCAATCATCAGGGCAAGCTGGCCTGGTATGACGGGGGATCAGCTTCCGCAGAACATGTATTAACCACATTGCCCGGCGCCCGGAAAGCGGTCATCCAGGATCTGGATGGTGATGGGAAACCCGAGATCATAGCGCTCATGGCCCAGGCCTGGGAGAAATTGTCCATTTATCACCATCAGGGTGGGGGCGTATTTAAAGAAGAAACGGCTTTGAGTTTTCCACCGGTGTACGGTGTAAGTTACTTTGAATTGGCTGACTTTAACCGCGACGGGCATCCTGACGTACTGCTGACGAACGGTGACAATTGGGATTATTCTCCGATTGACAAGCCCTACCATGGCATCCGGATTTTTATGAATGACGGTCAAAATCGCTTTAAAGAATCCTATTTCTTTCCCATGTATGGATGCAGTGAGGCGCGTGCCTTGGATTTTGACCAGGACGGGGACCTGGATCTGGTAGCCATAGCATTTTACAACAATTTAACGACGGTGAGTGCGCGGAGCTTTGTGTATTTGGAGAATACCGGAAATCAACATTTTGTAGGTCATTACATGCCGGAAGCGGCAGACGGGCGATGGCTGACCATGGATGTCGGGGACTTCAACCAGGATGGCTATACCGATGTGTTTTTAGGCTCCTATTTTCACAATCTGGCCGAATTGACGAAGTCTCTGCAAACCGGAATCACAAGTTTTCCCCAAATCATGATGCTGACATTCCGGAAATAG
- a CDS encoding SusD/RagB family nutrient-binding outer membrane lipoprotein — protein MKSIIINSILVVLVLLSACQKADFADAYPDPSKVATTSIERQFTGILNAGVDYVVPNYRNYFVTLRITLNPWTQSIGWINTPNQYVPGSSGVEDVWFNYYDVLAQYREFQKVWNATDATKQEDLKIFNMAAAIFLYGETERMVDLFGEIPFFDAGLLSTNNGDYNNSYAPFDQGDAIYAFMLDELKSIADQMKTLSVGTGFQASFKAQDIINNGNLDLWRRYANSLRLRMLTRVSASSEFSSRAGSEIAEIIGNPTDYPVVENNGQNIMIDVYDINTPINSKGFQQGINSSGWDGDDAPQKMINFLKDSQDPRLRILFEPGTEAGGEYVGLDPLLTGNEQQALVNGGQIAYYNRTTTSQNQYFPGVIINAAEVSFLKAEYYVKGGNDALAQAAYETGIRQSIEFYMSVNAGSDDQVAAAAPPTEEEITATLASDPVNWSNATTSDARMALIAYQKWVHFNIIQPYQNWAELRRLDVPQLQFWVDNSSTQTNPPVRWSIPGNEITYNAANYQAISGTDKLDRKLFWDVK, from the coding sequence ATGAAATCCATCATAATAAATAGCATCCTGGTCGTTTTGGTGTTGCTCTCGGCCTGCCAGAAAGCGGATTTTGCCGATGCCTATCCGGATCCCTCCAAAGTGGCTACAACATCGATCGAACGGCAATTTACCGGGATATTAAATGCCGGCGTGGACTACGTCGTGCCCAACTACCGCAATTACTTTGTGACCCTTCGGATCACCCTGAATCCGTGGACCCAGTCGATCGGCTGGATCAATACCCCTAATCAGTATGTGCCGGGATCTTCCGGTGTAGAGGACGTTTGGTTCAATTATTATGACGTTCTGGCTCAATACCGCGAGTTCCAGAAAGTTTGGAACGCCACGGATGCCACCAAGCAGGAAGATCTGAAGATCTTCAACATGGCTGCCGCCATATTCCTTTACGGGGAGACCGAACGCATGGTTGACCTTTTCGGAGAAATACCATTCTTTGATGCCGGTCTGCTGAGTACCAACAATGGTGATTACAACAATTCGTATGCACCATTTGATCAGGGTGATGCGATCTATGCTTTCATGCTGGATGAACTGAAATCCATTGCCGATCAGATGAAGACGCTTTCCGTTGGAACCGGATTCCAGGCATCCTTCAAAGCACAGGACATCATCAATAATGGCAACCTGGATTTGTGGAGACGGTATGCCAATTCACTGCGCTTGCGGATGCTGACCCGTGTATCGGCCAGCTCGGAATTCAGTTCACGCGCCGGTTCGGAAATCGCAGAGATCATCGGTAACCCAACCGATTATCCGGTCGTTGAGAATAATGGCCAAAACATCATGATCGATGTGTATGACATCAATACCCCCATCAATTCCAAGGGTTTCCAGCAAGGGATCAATTCCAGCGGATGGGATGGCGACGACGCTCCTCAGAAAATGATCAACTTCCTCAAAGACTCTCAGGATCCGCGGTTGCGCATTCTTTTTGAGCCGGGTACGGAAGCAGGTGGCGAGTACGTGGGCCTGGATCCGCTATTGACTGGTAACGAACAGCAAGCCCTGGTCAATGGAGGTCAGATCGCCTACTACAACCGGACGACCACCAGCCAAAACCAGTATTTCCCCGGTGTGATCATCAATGCCGCTGAGGTCAGCTTCCTGAAAGCGGAATATTATGTAAAGGGTGGTAATGATGCCTTGGCGCAGGCTGCCTACGAAACCGGAATTCGTCAGTCCATCGAATTCTATATGTCGGTGAATGCAGGCAGTGACGATCAGGTAGCAGCAGCAGCACCTCCGACGGAGGAGGAGATTACAGCTACACTGGCTTCCGATCCGGTCAACTGGAGCAATGCAACAACCAGCGATGCCAGGATGGCCCTGATCGCTTACCAGAAATGGGTCCATTTCAACATCATCCAGCCTTACCAGAACTGGGCTGAACTCAGACGTCTTGACGTGCCCCAGCTGCAGTTTTGGGTAGATAATTCCAGCACCCAGACCAATCCACCGGTGCGTTGGAGCATCCCTGGCAATGAGATAACCTACAATGCGGCTAATTATCAGGCCATCTCAGGTACTGATAAACTGGACCGCAAGCTGTTTTGGGATGTGAAATAA
- a CDS encoding SusC/RagA family TonB-linked outer membrane protein codes for MKKSCLLFFATLLVATLMGQNIQGVVTSDTGEPLIGVSILEKGTSNGTITDIDGSYQLKLNDAGATLVFSYTGFQTQEIAVNGQTQIDVVLITGAMLDEVVVTGLGITRERKALGYAASTIDARELEMTPITNFATALYGKAPGVSIRTTPGGATSGSNINVRGFSSITGNTQPLIVLDGVPIRNGEYNNTNYWGDQRIRGNGLTDINMDDIENISVLKGASAAALYGSEAVNGVILLTSKKGKGFGVEFNASYSADRIAYLPRYQNIRGPGYFTNLADAGQDEEGFIYYDVNKDGTPDTRGLVNTSVNFGPLFDGQPIMAWDGVIRPYVASNASYADLFQNAHSSDINLAVTNANDRSSIRFSFTRQDNQMISFGSKNQRNIANLTTSFNTSKRLNTILNVKYINQYTKDRPYKVDRLINNFTGMMNTFEAADWYFNKYKTSLGYKFRTGTQASLTPDENIIYNGFKGDIADYVWRVNEQHSDEYSNRVIANIQQSWEIMDGLKLRGIIGTDLTTLDIQNRNSTEQPSALYANPGGGFSLSNEVNTLVYGDVLLSYDISLTPDLDLGLKAGYNARKEDYTLVNRSTAGGLSPENFFDISASINTPGGSNYRTSRVLDAMLGIASLSYKDFIYLEGTIRRDRTSTISPNNNSFIYPSVNASFLLDEAFELPEAIRLAKLRASYGIVGNYPDIYRANIAYNQNTLGVQYEGGRPILYSYISNAFGNDLIRPEQKREFEIGLEGNIWGRLRADFSFYNGRIVDQILPVDLPRSSGARTVLTNIGTLRNKGVEIQLGGDVVINKDFYWNATVNYARNVNVVEKLANGATELLHADFDGNAAQIRSVVGQPMGDIYAHPIATNDKGEKIVAPNGLYQLDGNTWEKYGNALPDFEGGIINSLGYRGFTLDIVADFSVGGSIMPTGIYWLTSRGLTQESLNYMDAEHGGLRYYVDANGQGIQTTADRGPNGEQVFNDGILLEGVALSGETNTNVISQAVYYNGTYNWGGPQYGNSRYELYINKNNWFKVRELALGYNIPEAISAKAGMRNARISVFGRNLFFIYRSIKDLDPEQTTAGSRWYQNVNNAGNNPSFRTFGVELRTKF; via the coding sequence ATGAAAAAATCTTGTCTACTCTTTTTTGCTACCCTCCTGGTGGCAACTTTGATGGGGCAGAACATCCAGGGGGTGGTTACATCGGACACCGGTGAACCGCTCATTGGGGTTTCTATCCTCGAGAAGGGGACTTCTAACGGTACCATTACCGATATCGACGGGTCCTACCAACTCAAACTGAATGATGCCGGGGCTACCCTGGTCTTCTCGTACACCGGCTTCCAGACGCAGGAAATCGCCGTCAATGGTCAGACCCAGATCGACGTGGTCCTGATCACCGGAGCCATGCTGGATGAAGTGGTGGTCACCGGACTGGGTATTACCCGTGAGCGTAAAGCGTTGGGGTATGCTGCCAGTACGATTGATGCCAGGGAATTGGAAATGACACCCATCACCAATTTTGCGACCGCTCTGTACGGCAAGGCGCCGGGAGTATCGATACGTACCACCCCCGGTGGTGCCACCAGTGGTTCGAACATCAACGTAAGGGGCTTCTCGTCAATCACCGGAAACACCCAGCCACTCATCGTGCTGGATGGCGTTCCGATCCGTAACGGTGAATACAACAACACCAATTACTGGGGTGATCAGCGCATCCGGGGAAATGGTCTTACCGACATCAACATGGATGACATCGAAAACATATCCGTGCTGAAAGGTGCTTCTGCTGCTGCCCTCTACGGTTCAGAAGCTGTCAACGGTGTGATCCTGCTGACCTCCAAGAAAGGAAAGGGATTTGGTGTTGAATTCAATGCCAGTTACAGCGCCGATCGCATCGCCTACCTGCCGCGTTACCAGAACATCCGCGGTCCGGGTTATTTTACGAATCTCGCCGATGCCGGCCAGGATGAAGAAGGCTTCATTTATTACGACGTCAATAAGGATGGGACTCCGGACACCCGGGGTTTGGTTAATACCAGTGTCAATTTCGGTCCATTATTTGACGGCCAGCCGATCATGGCCTGGGATGGGGTGATCCGGCCATATGTAGCATCCAATGCCAGTTATGCCGATCTTTTCCAGAATGCCCACAGTTCGGATATCAACCTGGCTGTCACCAATGCCAACGACCGGTCCTCGATTCGTTTCTCCTTTACCCGCCAGGATAATCAGATGATTTCATTCGGATCGAAAAACCAGCGGAACATTGCAAACCTGACAACCAGCTTTAATACCAGTAAGCGACTGAACACCATTCTGAACGTCAAGTACATCAACCAGTATACGAAGGACCGCCCCTACAAGGTGGACCGGCTGATCAACAATTTTACCGGCATGATGAACACCTTTGAAGCGGCAGACTGGTACTTCAATAAGTACAAGACCAGTCTGGGATACAAATTCCGTACCGGCACCCAGGCCAGCCTTACGCCGGATGAAAACATCATCTACAACGGATTTAAAGGTGACATTGCCGATTACGTCTGGCGTGTCAATGAGCAGCATTCGGACGAATACAGCAACCGGGTGATCGCCAACATCCAGCAAAGCTGGGAAATCATGGATGGATTGAAACTGCGCGGTATTATTGGTACCGACCTCACTACCCTGGATATCCAGAACCGTAACTCTACGGAACAGCCCAGCGCTTTGTATGCGAATCCGGGTGGCGGATTTTCCCTGAGCAATGAGGTGAATACCCTGGTTTACGGTGATGTGTTGTTGTCTTATGACATCAGCCTGACCCCGGACCTGGATCTGGGTTTGAAAGCCGGCTACAATGCACGCAAGGAAGATTATACGCTGGTCAACCGCAGTACTGCAGGCGGACTGAGCCCGGAGAATTTCTTTGACATCTCTGCTTCGATCAATACTCCGGGTGGATCCAATTACCGGACATCCCGGGTGTTGGACGCCATGCTCGGTATTGCCAGTCTGAGTTACAAGGACTTCATTTACCTGGAAGGTACCATACGTCGTGACCGGACCTCTACGATCTCACCCAATAACAACTCCTTTATATATCCATCGGTCAATGCCAGTTTCCTGCTGGATGAGGCTTTTGAATTGCCGGAAGCAATCCGGTTGGCAAAATTACGTGCATCTTATGGAATCGTAGGTAATTATCCAGATATCTACCGGGCAAACATCGCCTACAATCAGAACACCCTGGGTGTTCAATACGAAGGTGGACGCCCCATCCTGTATTCTTACATCAGCAATGCTTTTGGTAACGACCTGATCCGTCCGGAGCAGAAGCGTGAGTTTGAGATCGGCCTGGAAGGCAATATCTGGGGACGTTTGCGTGCCGATTTCAGTTTTTACAATGGCCGCATCGTGGATCAGATCCTGCCGGTCGACCTGCCCAGATCATCGGGGGCGCGGACCGTACTGACCAACATCGGAACCTTGCGTAACAAGGGTGTTGAGATCCAGCTGGGCGGAGACGTGGTCATTAATAAAGATTTCTACTGGAATGCAACTGTTAATTATGCACGGAACGTGAACGTTGTGGAAAAACTGGCCAATGGAGCCACGGAGTTATTGCACGCTGACTTTGATGGTAATGCCGCTCAGATCCGTTCTGTGGTCGGACAACCGATGGGTGACATCTATGCACACCCAATCGCCACCAACGACAAAGGTGAAAAGATCGTTGCGCCCAACGGTCTGTATCAACTGGACGGGAATACCTGGGAAAAATATGGCAATGCATTACCTGATTTCGAAGGCGGTATCATCAACTCACTGGGGTATCGCGGATTCACCCTGGATATCGTTGCCGACTTTAGCGTGGGTGGTTCGATCATGCCGACCGGCATCTACTGGCTGACCAGCCGGGGTTTGACGCAAGAGAGTTTGAATTACATGGACGCTGAGCACGGCGGTCTCCGTTACTATGTGGATGCCAATGGTCAGGGTATCCAGACGACAGCCGATCGCGGACCCAATGGTGAGCAGGTATTTAACGACGGTATTCTCCTGGAGGGCGTTGCCCTTTCGGGTGAAACCAATACCAATGTGATCTCACAGGCTGTTTATTACAACGGTACCTACAACTGGGGAGGGCCTCAGTACGGCAATTCGCGTTATGAGTTGTATATCAATAAAAACAATTGGTTTAAAGTTCGCGAACTCGCACTTGGATACAATATTCCCGAAGCAATATCGGCAAAAGCCGGTATGAGAAATGCCAGAATCTCCGTATTTGGACGTAACCTGTTCTTCATTTACCGCAGCATCAAAGATCTGGATCCGGAACAAACTACTGCCGGTTCACGCTGGTATCAGAATGTAAACAACGCAGGTAATAACCCATCATTCCGCACCTTCGGCGTGGAGTTACGTACAAAATTTTAA
- a CDS encoding Dabb family protein yields MSAKPTIIHHVFFWLKNPDSQSDLDQLLKGIKALAAISTVRELHVGVPAATEERDVIDSSWSASELMYFDSVEDQNEYQVDPLHKKFIAECGHLWSKVLVFDIEGKG; encoded by the coding sequence ATGAGCGCAAAGCCTACCATTATCCATCACGTATTTTTCTGGTTAAAGAATCCTGACTCCCAGTCTGACCTGGATCAGCTCCTCAAGGGCATCAAAGCACTGGCTGCCATCTCGACCGTCCGGGAGTTGCATGTAGGGGTGCCCGCTGCAACCGAAGAGCGGGATGTCATAGACAGCAGCTGGTCTGCCTCCGAGCTCATGTATTTTGATTCGGTCGAAGATCAGAATGAATACCAGGTGGATCCCTTGCATAAAAAATTCATTGCTGAATGCGGGCACCTGTGGAGCAAAGTGCTGGTATTCGATATCGAAGGTAAGGGTTAA
- a CDS encoding glucosidase, with protein sequence MEHIHAEQQRLFAARHGEEWKKWGPYVADRQWATVREDYSENGSVWEYINHDRARSYAYRWGEDGIAGFSNDRQILCLAPVFWNGRDPILKERLFGLTNWQGNHGEDVKELYFHLAATPTYSYCRFLYKYPIQTYPYQDLIEKNQRSRAQPEFEVLDTGVFNHQRYYDCFIEYAKGGPEDILLKITVHNRSRRSALLHILPHLWFRNYWKHNAKYNPPKIRSAGPKHIQAQSIRDGGYWLYHEEGTQLFCDNETNTERLFQTPADHTYSKDGIHDHVVYGLDTVNPDLRGTKAAVWIKAQIPGNKSYTVRIRLSKKPLEEPWQHFESIFATRLSEAENFYHNLLPSTLSLQRTELIRQAYAGLLWSKQFYYLDVFQWLFGEPGSKKLPERNHLRNFDWQHLTNRNVISMPDKWEYPWYAAWDLAFHTVAFSTIDIDFAKEQLLLILREYYMHPNGQIPAYEWNFSDVNPPVHSWAVWQVYIRDKQLNNHPDLDYLERAFQKLLINFTWWVNQKDVNGIDLFEGGFLGLDNIGVFDRNHMPPGIKKLQQADATSWMALFALNMLRMSLELAQYNASYEESAAKFFRHFLNIAWAMHHIGKKDISLWDDEDAFYYDVVQLDNGTNERMRVRSLVGIIPLFAVEVMHKDLFKNLDEFNSRAITIIRTRPDLASLISRIEEDNDDGFYLFSIMRGFRLEHLLKRLLDEEEFLSDYGIRSLSKYHKDHPFVFEHHGKHSIHYEPGESSTNMFGGNSNWRGPIWLPLNYLIIQSLREYYTYYGPSYVYEFPTGSGIKLNLRQIALEISKRLLRLFEIDEENKFTYHNDDQEHHFAADPHFKGLHLFYEFFHGDTGQGLGASHQTGWTALIVNIILEMEKEEAWLNQEAINS encoded by the coding sequence ATGGAGCACATCCATGCGGAACAGCAGCGTTTATTCGCAGCGCGGCACGGAGAAGAATGGAAGAAATGGGGGCCTTATGTGGCCGACCGGCAATGGGCCACCGTAAGGGAGGATTACAGTGAAAACGGATCCGTCTGGGAGTACATCAATCACGACCGGGCCCGCAGCTATGCCTACCGGTGGGGCGAAGATGGTATTGCCGGTTTCAGTAACGACCGCCAGATACTATGTCTGGCACCGGTATTCTGGAATGGCAGGGATCCCATCCTGAAAGAAAGGCTTTTTGGACTTACCAATTGGCAGGGCAACCACGGTGAGGACGTCAAGGAATTGTATTTCCACCTGGCCGCGACTCCCACGTATTCCTACTGCAGGTTTTTGTATAAATACCCTATTCAAACTTATCCCTACCAGGATTTGATCGAGAAAAACCAGCGCAGCCGGGCCCAACCTGAATTTGAAGTATTGGACACGGGAGTCTTCAACCATCAGCGTTATTATGATTGCTTCATCGAATATGCCAAAGGCGGTCCCGAAGACATCCTGTTAAAAATCACCGTGCATAACCGGTCGCGCCGCTCAGCACTGCTTCACATCCTGCCCCACCTCTGGTTCCGTAACTACTGGAAACACAATGCCAAATACAATCCACCCAAGATACGATCGGCTGGCCCAAAACATATTCAGGCCCAGTCCATCCGTGATGGAGGGTATTGGCTATATCATGAAGAGGGAACCCAGTTGTTCTGCGATAACGAAACCAATACCGAACGACTTTTCCAGACTCCGGCCGACCATACCTACTCCAAAGACGGGATTCACGATCATGTCGTGTACGGACTGGACACCGTCAATCCGGACCTGCGAGGCACCAAAGCAGCGGTATGGATCAAAGCTCAAATTCCGGGTAATAAATCCTACACGGTGCGGATCCGGCTAAGTAAGAAACCGCTGGAAGAACCCTGGCAACATTTCGAATCCATCTTTGCCACCCGACTGTCAGAAGCTGAAAATTTTTACCATAACCTTTTGCCATCCACACTGTCTTTGCAGCGGACTGAATTGATCCGGCAGGCTTATGCCGGCCTGCTCTGGTCGAAACAATTTTACTACCTGGATGTCTTCCAGTGGCTGTTCGGAGAACCCGGTTCCAAGAAACTACCCGAACGGAATCACCTGCGCAATTTTGACTGGCAGCACCTGACCAACCGCAACGTCATATCAATGCCCGACAAATGGGAATATCCGTGGTATGCGGCCTGGGACCTTGCCTTTCACACCGTGGCCTTTTCGACCATCGATATCGACTTCGCCAAAGAACAGCTCCTCCTCATCCTGCGCGAGTACTACATGCACCCTAACGGTCAGATACCGGCCTACGAATGGAATTTCAGCGATGTGAATCCACCTGTCCATTCCTGGGCGGTATGGCAGGTTTACATCAGGGACAAACAACTCAACAATCATCCCGACCTGGATTACCTGGAGCGTGCCTTTCAGAAATTACTGATCAACTTTACCTGGTGGGTTAATCAAAAGGATGTCAATGGCATCGATCTCTTTGAAGGAGGCTTCCTGGGCCTGGACAACATCGGGGTCTTTGACCGCAATCACATGCCTCCGGGCATTAAAAAACTGCAGCAGGCCGATGCCACCAGCTGGATGGCTCTTTTCGCCTTAAACATGCTGCGTATGTCCCTGGAACTGGCCCAGTACAATGCCTCCTACGAAGAATCCGCTGCCAAATTCTTTCGCCATTTTCTCAATATCGCCTGGGCCATGCACCACATCGGCAAGAAGGACATTTCCCTGTGGGATGATGAAGATGCCTTTTATTACGATGTCGTCCAACTGGACAACGGGACCAATGAACGCATGCGGGTACGGTCCCTGGTAGGTATTATCCCACTCTTTGCAGTTGAGGTCATGCATAAGGACTTGTTTAAGAACCTGGATGAATTCAATAGCCGGGCCATTACCATCATCCGCACCCGGCCGGATCTGGCGTCCCTGATATCCCGCATTGAAGAAGATAACGATGACGGATTCTACCTCTTCTCCATCATGCGGGGCTTCCGGCTGGAGCACTTGTTAAAAAGACTGCTTGATGAGGAGGAGTTTCTCTCCGACTATGGAATCCGATCTCTTTCAAAATATCACAAGGATCACCCATTTGTTTTTGAACATCATGGGAAACATTCCATCCACTACGAACCGGGGGAAAGTTCAACCAATATGTTCGGAGGTAATTCGAACTGGAGAGGTCCCATCTGGTTGCCACTCAACTACCTGATCATCCAGTCCTTACGGGAATATTATACCTATTATGGTCCCAGCTATGTTTATGAGTTTCCCACTGGGTCTGGCATAAAACTAAACCTGAGACAGATCGCCCTGGAGATCAGCAAAAGGTTGTTACGGCTTTTTGAGATCGATGAAGAAAATAAATTCACCTATCACAACGACGATCAGGAACACCACTTTGCAGCCGACCCGCACTTTAAAGGATTGCATTTATTCTACGAGTTCTTTCACGGGGATACCGGCCAGGGCCTGGGTGCTTCCCACCAGACCGGTTGGACGGCGCTTATTGTGAATATTATTCTGGAGATGGAAAAAGAGGAAGCCTGGTTAAACCAGGAAGCGATTAATAGTTAG